In one window of Pseudoliparis swirei isolate HS2019 ecotype Mariana Trench chromosome 15, NWPU_hadal_v1, whole genome shotgun sequence DNA:
- the LOC130205820 gene encoding AP-4 complex accessory subunit RUSC2 translates to MIAASSLSGDTLITCHFPVVQLPTWQLNVRALCSSAKRPGRLSSVGLTRAVSLPERDSHSQEHSLAGGRRPFSSSYGRLNEDRAEEEGGSDSSGKYDSNSSPEETSSHLKKESSGARDNLRSHNSFLANTALDGHEEDEDSDGDNLHRYHEDSSFVLHGNSNWPQSHGAINHPHGDVDSAWGNEGTVLGLQRGRDWLSNPPHRSGNTVMEQDNMSRCMHSQLQCSPEQFSNSHREYVSDSSCNSSDGVLVNFCTIYNRSNNPATPNDLSSPAVHPYQPSEGSVFLNLQPVPQTPAENLQHDDMTVRLPSKDEVDMTPSAACWSPQGLDSNCNLYSLEPLPTGLSSLEVSDLAACLQSQATLAMETNQKYYTLVTCDLSSQSPSPAWSSLEGQSKSSPFPSFDHLFVDHKKKGQDKEVKKEKEDQQKEKRFSSPQCSVGFDCCQCQTCDYRDATTSTEKKHKDSIQNLSHTRCPLCPSKCSPPGSKSPDTSAASTQPSENQPQEHCDTDATEKGACSREEAVVRYSKAQRPTSLPIQPFVLVPAGRPQTEHLGYLLDQYINQKSSKSVSSQPGLNFSIKRSRCFSNLQPSVMADHCPIFLEAASSSDTCSTCTPSPECSASRRHTWSQSSRGQGYLSPCAPKSSLDPTHSCPEPQLGQDKTSPYSSKTQNAFSNLLSTPNQTNCGKNPTCQTLISFTPEESHANTEPQSLYQSQTHTSYDPIFSHTHTPPTLLLTTDAHHPNLLVSLSPPTTVQTEHKFPQHRAADAASSGFFHGSFKAPLSTLSCLLSLAASGLQLQDSAGPNGKQSQSQHSESLILSDRPPTEFCLSPDTSYESMSISHLQRRGLLRSVSRAVDLIMAHFGSSRNPEVKIRLGSSSRSPTIAGLVLEHLCPAIQNILEDGLRDHKLDLVIGQRRNNSWSVVEVSTRMGPSTRVLHSLVSKIRQCPQLTSHCMRLRAFIMGLINLRALEFWLSHLQSLNDVVTTYYHSWGFLPTSLGQCQPSFQELLLLLQPLSALPFDLNLLLEPRRLRNRQLRSEEQGVAPLPPCSALLVTSWPRLHADKKVNSSQTGLHHRESLSSQNSVRPDCRGMQANRSPALAPVPEWWPEEPRLMDEGEDCRLNYADTWSQISMDSQQEEQRGEKDNETPIASPGVQAESPGQAGLRWAKLFGAADTTRTEAASQSRAQPRRYRRLRRPSQWLNFDRSQLGLLAQSIRSMKLGGAQTHKDC, encoded by the exons ATGATTGCAGCCTCCAGTCTCTCAGGGGACACCTTGATAACGTGCCACTTCCCTGTGGTTCAGCTTCCCACTTGGCAACTTAATGTCCGAGCCCTGTGCAGTTCGGCGAAGAGACCCGGCCGGCTGTCCTCAGTAGGCCTGACCCGGGCCGTGTCCCTCCCGGAGCGAGACTCGCACAGCCAAGAGCATTCTTTGGCCGGTGGCCGAAGACCTTTCTCCAGCAGCTACGGTCGTCTCAATGAGGaccgagcggaggaggaggggggcagtgACAGCAGCGGGAAGTACGACTCCAACTCATCACCGGAAGAGACGAGTTCTCATCTGAAGAAGGAAAGCTCCGGAGCTAGAGACAATCTGCGGTCACACAACTCCTTCCTGGCCAACACAGCGCTCGACGGgcatgaggaagatgaagacaGTGATGGAGATAACCTGCACAGATATCACGAGGACTCGTCTTTTGTCTTGCATGGGAATTCCAACTGGCCTCAAAGCCATGGTGCCATAAATCACCCCCATGGAGACGTGGACAGTGCATGGGGCAATGAAGGGACCGTGTTGGGTCTGCAGAGAGGCCGAGATTGGCTCTCTAACCCGCCTCACAGATCTGGCAACACAGTGATGGAGCAGGATAACATGTCCCGCTGCATGCACAGCCAACTCCAATGTTCCCCAGAGCAGTTTTCCAACAGTCACAGAGAGTATGTCAGTGACTCTTCCTGTAACAGCTCTGATGGAGTCTTGGTTAACTTCTGCACTATTTATAACCGGAGCAACAACCCTGCCACGCCGAATGACCTCAGCAGTCCTGCAGTTCACCCCTATCAGCCATCTGAGGGGTCTGTGTTCCTCAACCTCCAACCCGTTCCTCAGACTCCAGCTGAGAACCTCCAACATGACGACATGACAGTTCGCCTTCCCTCTAAAGATGAGGTGGACATGACGCCATCCGCTGCTTGCTGGTCTCCCCAGGGCCTCGACTCGAACTGCAACCTTTATTCCCTGGAGCCGCTGCCAACGGGTCTCTCCTCGCTGGAGGTATCAGACCTGGCCGCCTGTCTCCAAAGCCAGGCCACACTGGCCATGGAGACCAACCAGAAGTACTACACGCTTGTGACTTGTGACCTCTCCTCCCAGTCTCCCAGTCCAGCCTGGTCCAGCCTTGAGGGTCAGAGCAAAAGTAGCCCCTTCCCTTCCTTTGATCACCTTTTTGTTGATCATAAGAAAAAAGGACAAGACAAGGAAGTCAAAAAG GAGAAGGAGGATCAGCAGAAGGAAAAGAGGTTCTCCTCCCCACAATGCAGCGTCGGGTTTGACTGTTGTCAGTGTCAGACGTGTGATTATCGAGATGCCACAACCTCCACtgagaagaaacacaaagacagcATCCAAAACCTGTCTCACACACGCTGTCCGCTGTGTCCCAGCAAGTGTAGCCCACCTGGCAGCAAAAGCCCAGACACAAGCGCTGCGTCCACACAGCCATCCGAGAATCAGCCCCAAGAGCACTGTGACACTGATGCTACTGAGAAGG GAGCATGTTCACGGGAAGAGGCCGTGGTGCGCTACAGTAAGGCCCAGAGACCAACCTCGCTGCCCATCCAGCCGTTTGTTCTAGTCCCAGCAGGCAGACCCCAGACGGAGCATTTGGGCTATCTTCTGGACCAGTACATCAATCAAAAGAGCAGCAAGTCTGTTAGCTCCCAACCAGGCCTCAACTTCAGCATCAAAAGAAGTCGATGCTTTTCTAATCTTCAGCCATCCGTAATGGCCGACCACTGCCCCATCTTTCTGGAAGCCGCTTCGAGCTCCgacacctgctccacctgcacGCCGAGTCCAGAGTGTTCAGCCAGCCGCAGACACACATGGAGCCAATCCAGCAGAGGCCAAGGATACCTTAGTCCATGTGCACCAAAAAGCAGCCTGGATCCAACTCACAGCTGCCCAGAGCCACAACTGGGTCAAGATAAAACAAGCCCATACTCAAGCAAAACTCAAAATGCTTTTTCTAATCTGCTTTCAACCCCAAATCAGACAAACTGTGGTAAGAATCCCACCTGCCAGACCCTTATTAGCTTCACTCCTGAGGAGAGCCATGCCAACACTGAGCCTCAAAGTCTCTATCAGTCCCAGACCCACACCTCATATGATCCAATATTCTCTCATACTCATACACCACCGACTTTACTCTTAACTACTGACGCCCACCACCCAAACCTGCTGGTgtccctgtctcctcccaccaccGTACAAACGGAACATAAGTTCCCTCAGCACCGGGCTGCAGATGCAGCTAGCTCAggcttttttcatggtagtttTAAAGCTCCTCTCTCCACGTTGAGTTGTCTGCTTTCATTGGCTGCTTCTGGGCTGCAACTCCAGGACTCTGCTGGGCCCAATGGGAAGCAGAGTCAGAGTCAACACAGTGAATCTCTGATCCTGAGTGACAGGCCGCCCACAGAGTTCTGCCTCTCCCCCGATACATCCTATGAGTCCATGTCGATCAGCCATCttcagaggagag GCTTGCTGAGGTCCGTGAGCAGGGCGGTGGATTTGATCATGGCTCATTTTGGCAGCAGCAGAAACCCTGAAGTAAAG ATACGTCTGGGTAGCAGCTCTCGCAGTCCCACGATAGCCGGTCTCGTTCTGGAACATTTGTGTCCAGCGATCCAGAATATTCTGGAGGACGGTCTCAGGGATCACAAACTGGACCTCGTCATCGGGCAGCGACGCAACAACTCCTGGAGTGTGGTGGAGGTCTCGACTAGGATGG GTCCATCCACCAGGGTCCTTCACAGCCTGGTCTCCAAAATTAGACAATGTCCCCAGCTCACCAGCCACTGCATGAGACTGAGAGCCTTCATTATGGGCCTGATTAA cTTGAGAGCTTTGGAATTCTGGCTCAGTCACCTTCAGAGTCTCAACG ATGTGGTGACAACATACTACCATTCTTGGGGGTTCCTGCCCACGTCACTGGGTCAGTGTCAGCCCTCGTTTCAGGAGCTGCTACTTCTGCTGCAGCCGCTCTCTGCGTTGCCCTTTGACCTCAACTTGCTCCTGGAGCCCCGACGGTTACGCAACAGACAGCTGCGTTCTGAGGAACAGGGCGTTGCTCCGCTTCCGCCGTGCTCAGCCCTCCTAGTGACCAGCTGGCCACGACTGCACGCTGACAAGAAGGTCAACAGCAGTCAGACAGGTCTGCATCACCGAGAGTCTCTCAGTTCCCAGAATAGCGTCAGGCCGGATTGTCGAGGGATGCAGGCCAACAGGAGTCCAGCGTTAGCTCCGGTTCCAGAGTGGTGGCCCGAGGAGCCTCGCCTCATGGATGAAGGGGAGGACTGTCGCCTGAATTATGCGGATACTTGGTCTCAAATAAGTATGGACAGCCAGCAAGaagagcagaggggagagaaagacaACGAGACACCGATTGCATCCCCTGGTGTCCAGGCTGAGAGTCCAGGTCAGGCTGGGCTGCGCTGGGCCAAACTGTTCGGAGCAGCTGATACCACCAGGACGGAGGCAGCTTCTCAGAGTAGAGCACAACCCAGAAG GTACAGGCGACTGAGGCGACCATCCCAGTGGCTGAACTTCGACAGATCACAGCTTGGACTGCTGGCTCAATCCATCCGGTCGATGAAGCTCGGAGGAGCTCAGACTCACAAAGACTGCTGA
- the cimip2b gene encoding protein FAM166B, translating to MRSGGRPGSASNGTKMEKYAPQFSKVLLTPEPHYIPGYTGYCPQLQYNMGKAYGQLTAELLTSPDVQRSNRPVLQTGHIPSTESDVGLTLRSIPECNFKKMIPGYTGFIPKRQNYFACSYSETCRKALSEFYQDECVKIQRQSTDLPAVGKYNSQQFERPRPPLTAISNKGVTCRPLKSSTPTGKPYSMDDDNPHKYFISGFTGHVPKSRFLIGKGFPVTTNQALIQFGKQQRTVLTSQGIPGRRDSTISPMPTIYPSNRGVVPSFTGHIPGYKFMYGQTFGQLSKNALEQSDIKRRIQT from the exons ATGCGCTCCGGAGGGCGACCCGGTTCAGCCTCAAACGGGACCAAGATGGAGAAATACGCCCCTCAATTCAGCAAAGTTCTGCTGACACCTGAACCGCATTATATACCGGG GTACACTGGGTATTGCCCACAGCTCCAGTACAATATGGGGAAGGCATATGGCCAGCTCACAGCGGAGCTGCTGACCAGTCCTGATGTGCAACGCTCCAATAGGCCGGTCCTCCAGACGGGTCACATCCCCTCCACAGAGTCGGACGTTGGTCTGACACTGAGAAGCATCCCTGAATGTAACTTTAAGAAGATGATACCAGGATACACAG GCTTCATTCCAAAAAGACAGAACTACTTTGCCTGCAGTTATTCTGAAACATGTCGTAAAGCACTGTCTGAGTTTTACCAGGACGAGTGTGTGAAGATCCAACGGCAATCAACAGACCTGCCGGCTGTTGGAAAGTATAACAGCCAACAGTTTGAA AGACCGAGACCCCCCTTGACAGCCATCTCTAACAAAGGGGTTACCTGCAGGCCCTTGAAGTCCTCCACCCCCACTGGGAAACCATACTCGATGGATGATGATAACCCGCACAAGTACTTTATTTCAG GTTTTACAGGGCATGTGCCAAAATCTCGCTTCCTAATTGGAAAAGGTTTCCCCGTCACCACCAACCAGGCACTGATCCAGTTTGGGAAGCAGCAGCGGACTGTCCTCACGTCACAAGGCATCCCAGGGAGGAGGGATAGTACAATCTCTCCCATGCCCACTATCTATCCATCAAACCGTGGCGTGGTGCCGTCATTCACCGGACACATACCAG GATACAAGTTTATGTACGGACAAACCTTTGGCCAACTCTCCAAGAATGCACTGGAACAGAGCGACATCAAGAGGAGGATTCAGACATAG
- the slc5a1 gene encoding sodium/glucose cotransporter 1 has product MVSTNRSTVGGFFLAGRSMVWWPIGASLFASNIGSGHFVGIAGTAAAGGIAIGGFEWNALIVVVILGWIFVPIYIKAGVITMPEYLKKRFGGQRIRIYLSVLSLFLYVFTKISADMFSGAIFINQALGLNIYLAVIMLLLITALYTVTGGLAAVIYTDTLQTVVMVVGSFILMGFAFNEVGGYESFQHRYMESVPSITGNFSASCYEPRADAFHIFRNAITGDLPWPGLVFGLTIQATWYWCTDQVIVQRCLSAKNLSHVKAGCILCGYLKLLPMFLMVFPGMISRILYTDAVACVDPTECEKYCGASVGCTNIAYPKLVLDLMPNGLRGLMMSVMMASLMSSLTSIFNSASTLFTMDIYTKIRRTASEKELMIAGRVFIVALIGVSIAWIPVVQSAQSGQLFDYIQSITSYLTPPVAAVFMLAIFCKRVNESGAFYGLTIGLLIGLSRMIAEFAFGTGSCINPSNCPTIICGVHYLYFSIILFVVSCVIILGVSLMTKPIDDKHLYRLCWVLRNRTEERVDLEQDDWIDNQESNNMEIEEPEEEPGFCKKAVMCFCGLEQQQAPPLSPEEQAELQKKLTDTSEVPLWRNVVNANALILLCVAVFFHGYFG; this is encoded by the exons ATGGTCAGCACCAACCGATCCACAGTCGGGGGCTTCTTCCTTGCGGGGAGGAGTATGGTGTGGTGGCCG ATTGGAGCGTCGCTGTTTGCCAGCAACATTGGCAGTGGCCACTTTGTAGGCATCGCAGGGACTGCTGCAGCCGGGGGAATCGCCATCGGTGGATTTGAATGGAAC GCTCTGATAGTGGTCGTCATTCTGGGATGGATCTTTGTGCCCATCTACATTAAGGCCGGG GTGATCACCATGCCTGAGTACCTGAAGAAGAGGTTTGGAGGACAGCGTATTCGCATCTATCTCTCTGTGCTGTCCCTCTTCCTGTATGTTTTCACTAAGATCTCA gCAGACATGTTCTCTGGTGCCATTTTTATCAACCAGGCGCTTGGATTGAATATCTACCTTGCTGTCATCATGCTGCTATTGATTACTGCGCTGTACACTGTGACAG GTGGATTGGCTGCAGTGATCTACACAGACACCTTACAGACCGTGGTCATGGTCGTTGGATCATTCATCCTCATGGGCTTTG CTTTCAATGAGGTGGGAGGCTATGAAAGCTTCCAGCATCGCTACATGGAGTCCGTCCCCTCCATCACGGGCAACTTCAGTGCGAGCTGCTACGAGCCTCGGGCCGACGCCTTCCACATTTTTAGGAATGCGATTACGGGAGACCTGCCATGGCCTGGCCTCGTCTTCGGACTCACCATTCAGGCCACCTGGTACTGGTGCACTGATCAG GTGATTGTCCAGCGATGCCTCTCAGCTAAGAATTTATCTCACGTTAAGGCAGGCTGTATCTTATGCGGCTACCTGAAGCTGCTCCCGATGTTCCTCATGGTTTTCCCCGGGATGATAAGCAGGATCCTCTATACAG ATGCGGTGGCATGTGTGGATCCAACTGAATGTGAGAAATACTGTGGTGCCAGTGTGGGCTGCACCAACATCGCTTATCCCAAACTGGTGCTGGATCTCATGCCCAACG GTCTGCGCGGTCTCATGATGTCGGTGATGATGGCCTCTCTGATGAGCTCACTTACCTCCATCTTCAACAGTGCCAGTACTCTCTTCACAATGGACATCTACACTAAGATTCGCCGCACAGCCAGTGAAAAGGAACTCATGATTGCCGGCAG AGTGTTTATCGTGGCCCTGATTGGTGTGAGCATAGCATGGATCCCTGTGGTGCAATCGGCCCAGAGTGGTCAGCTGTTTGACTACATCCAGTCCATCACCAGCTACCTCACACCACCTGTTGCAGCTGTCTTCATGCTTGCCATCTTCTGCAAGCGTGTCAACGAGTCT GGTGCATTCTACGGCCTCACAATCGGCCTTCTTATCGGCCTGTCCAGGATGATTGCTGAGTTTGCCTTTGGGACAGGCAGCTGCATTAACCCCAGTAACTGTCCCACCATCATCTGTGGAGTCCACTACCTCTACTTCTCCATCATCCTGTTTGTTGTCTCCTGTGTCATCATCCTGGGAGTCTCTCTGATGACCAAACCCATTGACGACAAGCAT TTGTATCGACTGTGCTGGGTCCTGAGGAACCGTACAGAGGAGAGGGTGGACCTTGAGCAGGATGATTGGATTGATAACCAAGAGTCCAACAATATGGAGATAGAAG AGCCCGAGGAGGAACCAGGCTTTTGCAAGAAGGCGGTGATGTGCTTCTGTGGCCTGGAGCAGCAACAGGCCCCCCCGCTGAGTCCAGAGGAGCAGGCCGAGCTGCAGAAGAAGCTCACAGACACATCAGAGGTGCCGCTGTGGAGGAACGTTGTCAACGCAAACGCCCTCATCCTCCTGTGTGTGGCTGTTTTCTTTCATGGTTATTTTGGTTGA
- the rnf208 gene encoding RING finger protein 208, translating into MSCLRRQPVTIPMDTVKIIQSEKFPRECPVPITQPRYAPPPRVAWAGGGEGEIIANQACSDVTPDIAGSPRQMVSPSVPVTRREQSFLAQRKPSANEICYHQFHYKMEDVIVNQYVLRSSSTSSSSASSSSSSGAVMPCEPLDCPTCGHTYNFTGKRPRILSCLHSVCEECLQILYESCPKYKFISCPTCRRETVLFTDYGLAALAINTSILSRLPSDPNGPVQWGGEADRSCYQTVRQYCQSACTCQVANPLSSCGIM; encoded by the coding sequence ATGTCCTGCCTCAGGCGGCAGCCTGTCACCATCCCCATGGACACCGTCAAGATCATCCAGTCAGAGAAGTTCCCCCGAGAGTGCCCCGTCCCCATCACCCAGCCGCGCTATGCCCCACCCCCCCGAGTGGCGTGGGCCGGCGGAGGGGAAGGCGAGATCATCGCCAACCAGGCCTGCAGCGACGTGACCCCGGACATCGCGGGGTCCCCCCGGCAGATGGTGTCCCCCTCGGTCCCCGTGACGCGCAGGGAGCAGAGCTTCCTGGCGCAGCGCAAACCCAGTGCCAACGAAATCTGCTACCACCAGTTCCACTACAAGATGGAAGACGTCATCGTCAACCAGTACGTGctgcgctcctcctccacctcctcctcctccgcctcctcctcctcctcatcgggaGCCGTGATGCCCTGCGAGCCCCTGGACTGCCCCACCTGCGGTCACACCTACAACTTCACGGGCAAGCGTCCGCGCATCCTCTCCTGCCTGCACTCGGTGTGTGAGGAGTGCCTGCAGATCCTCTACGAGTCCTGCCCCAAGTACAAGTTCATCTCCTGTCCCACGTGCAGGCGCGAGACCGTGCTGTTCACCGACTACGGTCTGGCTGCCCTGGCCATCAACACCAGCATCCTGAGCCGCTTGCCCTCTGACCCCAACGGGCCCGTGCAGTGGGGCGGGGAGGCCGACCGCAGCTGCTACCAGACTGTGCGCCAGTACTGCCAGTCCGCCTGCACTTGCCAGGTCGCCAACCCCTTGTCCTCCTGTGGCATCATGTAG
- the si:dkey-106l3.7 gene encoding uncharacterized protein si:dkey-106l3.7, whose product MNLYQSFGNLLETWVTDGDQSSDTGNNDKGLLTPSSDVGTTLRSESVDSGVETASPSVSLPSSISTDTTEIDTLTPERDGLPSPASQSPILSSLLSASSSSPHRRPSRAARVDPTALHLNVEKALQKTDSMNLKNPREPITVDELLGQRPRAFGPKRHASDVARGESSPSSALKRTFIYTSMPRRKMSEMCRRPLSTSCDKRPAQTSSEDLGEQEKTRLSPGLRYLEQVCQMLEEIARQQMHGRASQMETNALQEHGNTEGIKAASAYQSDSKAAVGDFSFRESLDPENEEHSEPQPRREYPKMHIRQRSLSEANISTLHLRPFQADCRHLSTDDQLEKIEEDHDKQGSEKGAMSRIRNFNIKAGSLKIEKSAVRDAKGQHERNSARRRLSLLFKWRKTQPV is encoded by the exons atgAATCTATACCAGAGCTTTGGAAACCTTTTGGAGACTTGGGTAACTGATGGAGACCAGTCCTCGGACACAGGAAATAATGACAAAGGCCTTCTTACACCTTCCTCCGATGTCGGGACAACTCTGCGCTCAGAATCGGTGGACTCTGGAGTGGAGACAGCCAGCCCGTCCGTGTCCTTGCCTTCCTCCATCTCAACAGACACCACAGAAATAGACACATTGACACCAGAAAGAGATGGACTCCCCTCGCCTGCCTCACAGTCTCccatcctctcttctcttctgtccgcctcttcttcctctccgcaCCGCCGTCCCAGCAGAGCAGCTCGGGTGGACCCCACAGCCTTGCACTTAAATGTGGAGAAAGCCTTACAGAAGACCGACTCGATGAATCTGAAGAACCCCCGAGAGCCCATCACAGTGGATGAGCTGCTGGGCCAACGGCCTCGAGCGTTTGGACCCAAACGGCACGCGTCTGATGTCGCGAGAGGTGAAAGTTCACCCAGTTCAGCCCTGAAGAGGACATTCATTTACACATCGATGCCCAGGAGGAAGATGTCAGAAATGTGCAGACGGCCACTTTCTACGAGTTGTGACAAGCGGCCCGCTCAGACGAGCTCAGAG GACCTCGGTGAGCAGGAGAAGACGCGACTGAGTCCCGGGCTCCGCTACCTGGAGCAGGTGTGCCAAATGTTAGAAGAAATTGCCAGACAACAAATGCACGGCCGAGCTTCACAGATGGAGACGAATGCCCTGCAGGAACATGGAAACACAGAGGGGATAAAG GCTGCCAGCGCTTATCAGAGTGACTCGAAAGCTGCTGTCGGGGATTTCTCTTTTCGTGAGAGTCTTGATCCAGAAAATGAAGAGCACAGTGAACCCCAGCCACGCAGAGAATATCCAAAGATGCATATTCGGCAGAGATCTCTTTCTGAGGCAAATATTTCAACACTGCACCTAA GACCGTTTCAGGCAGACTGCAGACATCTGAGTACAGACGACCAGCTGGAGAAGATTGAGGAAGACCATGACAAGCAG GGTTCTGAAAAAGGAGCGATGAGTCGAATAAGAAACTTCAATATAAAAGCTGGCTCTTTGAAAATAGAGAAGTCGGCAGTGAGAGATGCAAAAGG CCAACATGAAAGAAACTCTGCCCGACGACGGCTGAGCCTGCTGTTCAAGTGGAGGAAAACTCAGCCGGTGTAA